The Candidatus Binatia bacterium genome contains a region encoding:
- a CDS encoding epoxide hydrolase, translating into MAEDIVPFRIEATDAELEDLRTRLRATRWPNKEVVADWSQGIPLEYTQEVCTYWANDYDWRAREAHLNSFAQFRTEIDGLGIHFIHVRSPHAGALPLVMTHGWPGSIVEFHKVIAPLTDPTAHGGDAKDAFHVVCPSLPGYGFSDKPTAPGWGVDKIAQTWGKLMARLGYDRYVAQGGDWGSMVTTQVAVHNSDHCAGIHVNMPVVGPDPETMNDMTDLEKASLTGFEHYNKWDSGYSKQQSTRPQTVGYGLADSPSGQAAWILEKFWAWTDCNGHPENALTRDELLDNVMLYWLPGTAASSARLYWESFNTPRLDQITLPAGCSIFPKEIFRTSKRWAEKRFTNLVYWNELPKGGHFAAFEQPETFVDELRNCFRNMR; encoded by the coding sequence ATGGCTGAAGACATCGTACCGTTTCGCATCGAGGCAACCGACGCAGAGCTCGAAGACCTGAGGACGCGCCTTCGCGCGACCCGCTGGCCGAACAAGGAGGTCGTTGCCGACTGGTCCCAGGGGATCCCGCTCGAATACACCCAAGAGGTCTGCACGTACTGGGCGAACGACTACGACTGGCGGGCCCGCGAGGCCCATCTCAACTCCTTCGCGCAGTTCCGAACGGAGATCGACGGCCTCGGCATCCACTTCATCCATGTGCGTTCGCCGCACGCGGGTGCCCTGCCGCTCGTCATGACACACGGCTGGCCGGGATCCATCGTCGAATTCCACAAGGTGATCGCCCCGCTGACCGACCCCACGGCCCACGGTGGAGACGCCAAGGACGCCTTTCACGTCGTGTGCCCCTCGCTGCCTGGCTACGGATTCTCCGACAAGCCGACCGCCCCCGGCTGGGGCGTCGACAAGATCGCGCAAACCTGGGGCAAGCTCATGGCCCGTCTCGGCTACGACCGGTACGTCGCGCAAGGCGGCGACTGGGGCTCGATGGTCACAACGCAGGTCGCCGTCCACAATTCCGACCACTGCGCCGGGATCCACGTGAACATGCCCGTCGTCGGCCCCGACCCCGAGACGATGAACGACATGACCGACCTCGAGAAGGCCTCCCTCACGGGCTTCGAGCACTACAACAAATGGGACTCGGGCTACTCCAAGCAACAGAGCACTCGGCCGCAGACGGTCGGCTACGGCCTCGCGGATTCGCCATCGGGCCAGGCCGCTTGGATCCTCGAGAAGTTCTGGGCGTGGACCGACTGCAACGGTCACCCCGAGAACGCCCTCACCCGCGACGAGCTCCTCGACAACGTGATGCTCTACTGGCTACCCGGCACCGCGGCCTCCTCCGCGAGGCTGTATTGGGAGAGCTTCAATACCCCGCGCCTCGACCAGATCACGCTACCCGCGGGCTGCAGCATCTTCCCGAAGGAGATCTTCCGCACGTCGAAACGCTGGGCGGAGAAGCGCTTCACGAACCTCGTCTACTGGAACGAGCTGCCGAAGGGCGGACACTTCGCCGCGTTCGAACAACCGGAGACCTTCGTCGATGAACTCCGGAACTGCTTTCGAAACATGAGGTAG
- a CDS encoding efflux RND transporter periplasmic adaptor subunit — MAFAIVAGKGGGRVSSVRTSCYSDPMSSGRWVLAAACGALLLLLGIWLSPSGETVEYATTPAERGPIVAEVTATGRVEPRQSVEVGTYVSGPILEVDVDFNTKVRAGQRLARIDPRTFEGKVAHAVADLTLAEARVERAVAALELEQSKLRRSKSLAGKAVVSSEELEIARSNERQAEAEVSVARAEVERARATLAEAEVNLSYADIVSPIDGIVISRSVDVGQTVAATFQTPVLFVIANDLEQMQVLAFVNEADVGRVREGQVATFTVDAFPGRPFEAVVRQVRHASEGPETQEPVISYVVTYDVVLDVENLGGLLRPGMTANVRVVTAEADDVLKVPTAALRFRPPGSKVARTSGDDGAVYRLESGEPVAVSVTLGLSDDQLTAVSGGGLAAGDDVVTRMQVTSDEGGWALFGRRRR; from the coding sequence ATGGCTTTCGCGATCGTCGCGGGCAAGGGCGGCGGCCGCGTCTCCTCGGTGCGCACATCGTGCTACTCTGACCCGATGTCGTCTGGACGTTGGGTGCTCGCGGCTGCCTGTGGGGCGCTGTTGCTTCTCCTCGGAATCTGGCTCTCGCCTTCGGGCGAGACGGTCGAATACGCGACGACACCAGCGGAGCGGGGGCCGATCGTCGCCGAGGTCACGGCGACCGGGCGCGTCGAGCCGCGCCAGTCGGTCGAAGTGGGCACGTACGTTTCCGGGCCGATCCTCGAGGTCGACGTCGACTTCAACACGAAGGTCCGCGCGGGCCAGCGTCTGGCGCGCATCGATCCCCGGACCTTCGAAGGGAAGGTGGCGCACGCGGTGGCGGATCTCACGCTCGCCGAGGCTCGCGTCGAGAGAGCGGTCGCGGCGCTGGAGCTCGAGCAATCGAAGTTGCGTCGCTCGAAATCCCTCGCAGGGAAGGCCGTCGTCTCGTCCGAGGAACTCGAGATCGCTCGCTCGAACGAGCGGCAGGCTGAGGCCGAGGTCTCCGTCGCACGGGCGGAGGTCGAGCGCGCGCGTGCTACCCTCGCCGAGGCCGAGGTGAACCTGAGCTACGCGGACATCGTCTCGCCGATCGACGGGATCGTGATTTCGCGCTCCGTTGACGTCGGCCAAACGGTGGCGGCGACGTTCCAGACGCCGGTGCTGTTCGTCATCGCGAACGATCTCGAACAGATGCAGGTTCTCGCGTTCGTGAACGAGGCAGACGTGGGGCGAGTGCGCGAGGGGCAGGTCGCCACGTTCACCGTGGATGCGTTCCCGGGCCGACCCTTCGAAGCCGTCGTGCGTCAGGTACGCCACGCGTCCGAAGGGCCGGAAACACAAGAGCCGGTCATCAGCTATGTCGTCACATACGACGTGGTTCTCGACGTCGAGAACTTAGGGGGCCTCTTGCGCCCGGGCATGACGGCGAACGTACGCGTCGTGACGGCGGAGGCGGACGACGTCCTGAAGGTGCCGACCGCGGCGCTGCGCTTCCGCCCGCCCGGTTCAAAGGTGGCTCGGACGAGCGGTGACGACGGGGCCGTGTATCGCCTCGAGTCCGGGGAGCCGGTGGCCGTCTCGGTGACCCTCGGTCTGTCGGACGACCAGCTGACGGCGGTCTCCGGTGGGGGCCTGGCCGCCGGGGACGACGTGGTGACGCGCATGCAGGTGACGTCGGACGAGGGCGGCTGGGCGCTCTTCGGTCGCCGGCGCCGTTGA
- a CDS encoding ABC transporter ATP-binding protein codes for MSSGDRVVRAEGLERVYGEGDVAVRALRGVNLHVARGEYIAIMGPSGCGKSTLLNLLGCLDRPSRGSFELAGRDVSRLDPDERATVRNEMLGFVFQDFHLLARTTALENVELPLIYGPSAPDAQRTRALAALARVGLEGREHHTPRELSGGQQQRVAIARALVTEPAVLLADEPTGNLDSETSVEILALLDELHSKGLTVVLVTHDPEVAARAQRLIRMRDGRIVEDTRVTPR; via the coding sequence ATGTCGTCTGGCGACCGCGTCGTTCGGGCCGAAGGCCTCGAGCGGGTCTACGGAGAGGGCGACGTCGCGGTTCGCGCGCTGCGCGGTGTGAATCTCCATGTCGCGAGGGGCGAGTATATCGCGATCATGGGGCCGTCGGGCTGCGGAAAGTCGACCCTTCTGAACCTCCTGGGTTGTCTCGACCGGCCCTCGCGCGGTTCGTTCGAGCTGGCGGGTCGGGACGTGAGCCGACTCGATCCGGACGAGCGCGCGACCGTACGGAACGAAATGTTGGGTTTCGTCTTCCAGGATTTTCACCTGCTCGCGCGCACCACGGCGCTCGAGAACGTGGAGCTTCCGCTGATCTACGGCCCTTCGGCGCCCGACGCTCAGAGAACCCGGGCCCTTGCCGCGCTCGCCCGGGTCGGACTCGAGGGGCGGGAGCATCACACTCCGCGAGAGCTGTCCGGTGGTCAGCAACAGAGGGTCGCGATCGCCCGCGCACTGGTGACCGAGCCGGCCGTTCTTCTCGCGGACGAGCCTACCGGGAACCTCGACTCGGAGACAAGCGTGGAGATCCTGGCGCTGCTCGACGAGTTGCACTCGAAGGGGCTCACGGTGGTGCTCGTCACGCACGATCCCGAAGTCGCGGCGCGCGCGCAGCGCCTCATCCGAATGCGCGACGGACGGATCGTCGAAGATACGCGGGTGACGCCTCGATGA
- a CDS encoding ABC transporter permease, whose translation MKLWLSTLRLAGRSLRRNPLRSGLTSLGVVVGVAAVIAMVSVGQGAHARLQEQLASVGTNIVMVFPGATSSSGARAGWGTADPLTVADARAIERQVPGLRGVSYFRRGVVQVQGGGASWSTTLWGVPESFSRVREWPVQQGAFLQRSQDEAGAKVVVLGATVAEKLFGVGQDPVGAEIRVKDVPFRVVGVLEEKGQTVWGRDQDDAVFVPFTTAERKVLGAKRVGNVDMIRLGLQRSEEEPRIVDELSQLLRQRRRVQPGEDDDFAVRTMSEMSRTAEGTAADMSNLLLAIASISLVVGGIGIMNVLLVAVSERTREIGIRMAVGAKRRHILLQFLCEAVALSGLGGLVGVVLGVMVSVLISQLSDWPTLISPASIVGACLFSCAVGVFFGYYPARKASRLDPIEALHHE comes from the coding sequence ATGAAGCTGTGGCTGTCGACGTTGCGCCTCGCCGGCCGGTCGCTCCGGCGGAACCCGCTTCGCTCGGGTCTCACGTCGCTGGGCGTCGTCGTTGGAGTGGCGGCGGTCATTGCGATGGTGAGCGTGGGGCAGGGCGCGCACGCCCGCTTGCAGGAGCAGTTGGCGAGCGTCGGCACGAATATCGTCATGGTGTTCCCAGGGGCGACGTCGTCCTCGGGCGCGCGCGCCGGCTGGGGCACGGCCGACCCGCTCACTGTGGCGGACGCGCGCGCGATCGAGCGCCAGGTCCCGGGGCTTCGGGGCGTGAGCTATTTCCGACGCGGTGTCGTGCAGGTCCAGGGCGGTGGCGCGAGCTGGAGTACGACCCTGTGGGGCGTTCCCGAGAGTTTCTCCCGCGTTCGCGAGTGGCCGGTCCAGCAGGGCGCCTTTCTGCAGCGCTCGCAGGACGAGGCGGGAGCGAAGGTGGTCGTACTCGGCGCCACCGTTGCTGAGAAGCTTTTCGGCGTCGGGCAGGACCCGGTCGGCGCCGAAATCCGGGTGAAGGACGTTCCGTTCCGCGTGGTCGGTGTACTCGAAGAAAAGGGGCAGACGGTCTGGGGCCGTGATCAGGACGACGCGGTCTTCGTTCCCTTCACGACCGCGGAGCGGAAGGTGCTCGGGGCGAAGCGGGTAGGGAACGTGGACATGATTCGCCTGGGACTGCAGCGGTCCGAGGAGGAGCCGCGGATCGTGGACGAGCTCTCGCAGCTCCTGCGCCAGCGGCGCCGCGTCCAGCCGGGCGAGGACGACGACTTCGCCGTCCGGACGATGTCGGAGATGTCGCGCACGGCCGAGGGTACGGCGGCGGACATGTCGAATCTGCTGCTCGCAATCGCGTCGATCTCTCTCGTCGTCGGCGGTATCGGAATCATGAACGTTCTGCTGGTCGCCGTGAGCGAGCGGACGCGCGAGATCGGCATTCGAATGGCGGTTGGTGCGAAGAGGCGCCACATCCTTCTGCAGTTCCTTTGCGAGGCCGTTGCTCTGTCCGGGCTGGGTGGCCTCGTGGGAGTGGTTCTCGGGGTCATGGTGTCGGTGCTGATCTCACAACTGAGCGACTGGCCGACGTTGATCTCTCCCGCGAGCATCGTCGGCGCATGCCTGTTCTCGTGCGCCGTCGGCGTCTTCTTCGGCTACTACCCGGCCCGCAAAGCATCGCGCCTCGACCCGATCGAAGCGCTGCATCACGAATAG
- a CDS encoding universal stress protein, with amino-acid sequence MARDSKVNKVLVATDFSENAQGAIDWAGEVARVHGAHVELFHALQAPPLVLAPEIVPLPPEFYERDREHAEKLLAEKAEELRARGLQVETSLRSGSARDAILEEAARADVDLVVVGARGTTALERLLLGSVAARVVRDAACPVLAIPLEQVGAHRPIHRLLVPTDFSDDAESAVHAAKEILGPVADTKKVTLLHVWTIPAGAGIAWPAAGIEPDLTAFVGAARRQLEKAAEPLRAAGYDVETIEREGEPAHVIDEQARSQGADLIAMGTHGHSGLKRLFFGSVAERVLPAAPCPVLTVRRPSKDVDAA; translated from the coding sequence ATGGCTCGCGATTCGAAGGTGAACAAGGTTCTGGTGGCGACGGACTTTTCCGAGAACGCGCAGGGCGCGATCGATTGGGCCGGGGAGGTCGCCCGTGTCCACGGCGCTCACGTCGAACTCTTCCACGCGTTGCAGGCGCCACCTCTCGTGCTCGCGCCCGAGATCGTCCCGCTTCCGCCCGAGTTCTACGAGCGTGACCGCGAGCACGCCGAGAAGCTCCTCGCCGAGAAGGCCGAGGAGCTGCGCGCGCGGGGCCTTCAAGTCGAGACGTCCCTCCGTTCGGGTTCGGCTCGCGACGCGATCCTGGAAGAGGCGGCCCGGGCCGACGTGGACCTAGTTGTCGTCGGCGCGCGCGGTACGACTGCGCTCGAGCGTCTGTTGCTCGGTAGCGTTGCGGCCCGCGTGGTTCGCGATGCCGCGTGTCCCGTGCTCGCCATCCCGCTCGAGCAGGTGGGTGCCCATCGGCCGATTCACCGGCTTCTTGTCCCGACCGATTTCTCGGACGACGCCGAGAGTGCGGTCCACGCAGCGAAGGAGATCCTCGGCCCGGTGGCCGACACGAAGAAGGTCACGCTTCTGCACGTTTGGACGATTCCGGCCGGGGCGGGTATCGCCTGGCCGGCGGCGGGGATCGAACCGGATCTCACCGCGTTTGTCGGCGCGGCGCGACGCCAGTTGGAGAAGGCCGCCGAGCCCCTGCGCGCCGCGGGTTACGACGTGGAGACCATCGAGCGCGAGGGCGAGCCGGCCCATGTGATCGACGAGCAGGCCCGCTCGCAGGGGGCGGACCTGATCGCAATGGGGACCCATGGCCATTCTGGCCTGAAGCGGCTCTTTTTCGGGAGCGTCGCCGAGCGGGTTCTCCCGGCGGCCCCTTGTCCGGTGCTGACCGTTCGACGTCCGTCGAAGGATGTTGACGCCGCCTAA
- a CDS encoding peroxiredoxin, with the protein MKRNRTISAIAACLALLAAGIADAAMLEKGDPMPDWNLPDHTGAKLASKDLAGKSYLLWFYPKAQTPGCTIEGQNFRDQHAAFAAAGVEVLGISFDTPDGNAAFVKAESFPFRLLSDDGSLAYAVGAAEPGGAKYARRISYLVGPDGRVREAYGTVVPANHAAQVLGDLANEGG; encoded by the coding sequence ATGAAACGAAACCGGACCATATCCGCGATCGCAGCATGCCTTGCGCTCCTCGCTGCGGGCATTGCCGACGCCGCCATGCTCGAGAAGGGCGATCCGATGCCCGACTGGAATTTGCCCGATCACACCGGTGCGAAGCTCGCCTCTAAGGACCTCGCGGGGAAGAGCTACCTGTTGTGGTTCTACCCAAAGGCGCAGACCCCCGGCTGTACGATCGAGGGTCAAAACTTCCGCGACCAACATGCGGCGTTCGCGGCGGCGGGGGTGGAGGTGCTGGGCATCTCGTTCGACACGCCCGACGGCAACGCGGCCTTCGTCAAGGCGGAGTCGTTTCCGTTCCGCCTACTGTCGGATGACGGGTCGCTGGCCTACGCGGTCGGGGCGGCGGAGCCCGGCGGAGCGAAGTACGCGAGGCGCATCTCCTATCTAGTCGGGCCCGACGGACGCGTGCGGGAGGCGTACGGTACCGTCGTGCCGGCGAATCACGCGGCACAGGTGCTCGGCGATCTCGCCAACGAAGGGGGCTGA
- a CDS encoding GFA family protein yields the protein MRLRRGAVPQRGCARRPRGLPLLGSLIAKTESFSISGEMKVFRRMADSGNPIDCHFCPTCGVRLNHDPKKLSGTYKVKPGSLDDCDWLAPAVQVWTKRKQSWVTLPADLAEVEGQP from the coding sequence ATGCGGTTGCGGCGCGGTGCGGTACCGCAGCGAGGGTGCGCCCGTCGTCCTCGCGGTCTGCCACTGCTCGGAAGTCTGATCGCGAAGACGGAGTCGTTCTCGATCTCGGGGGAGATGAAGGTCTTCCGCCGCATGGCCGACAGCGGGAACCCGATCGATTGCCACTTTTGCCCGACGTGCGGTGTGCGCCTGAACCACGACCCGAAGAAGCTGTCCGGGACCTACAAAGTGAAGCCGGGGTCGTTGGACGACTGCGACTGGCTCGCGCCGGCCGTGCAGGTGTGGACCAAGAGAAAACAATCGTGGGTGACCCTGCCGGCGGACCTGGCCGAGGTGGAGGGACAGCCGTAG
- a CDS encoding MFS transporter, whose translation MSGVAPEGDPAEDRSFRPGWIGYFHFLGEPPALTRRQWKVLALVSTASFFDQYDAGLFSLALKQIQVDLAMPEGSLGFFSSIVMFGSVLAILLTWAADRFGRRRLLMITIVAYTLLTGATAFSPNAETFVALQFLSRMFITAEYALAIVVIGEELDDDARGWGIGALAALSACGHGLAYALFAFIDILPMGWRTLYLVGLIPLAMVAWMRRDMEETPYFERLEAGRGGQGAPRVGLLAPLRGLVRQYPARFAAIGSIFLLLGLAERAAFFFAPKFLQDEHGFSPAVVGMMGLFGGALGVFANTLAGRWSDRFGRKRTALVFLTVMPIAVIVFYNAWWGFLPLLWVALLFFAMGGGVLLSMYGVELFPTSYRSTAAGARATLSTLGAVLGLGLESLLYGVFGSHWTAISVLASLALLAPLIVWVAFPETTGRSLDEISPER comes from the coding sequence GTGTCCGGCGTTGCGCCCGAAGGGGATCCTGCGGAGGACCGGAGCTTTCGCCCCGGCTGGATCGGGTATTTTCATTTTCTCGGCGAGCCGCCAGCGCTCACGCGGAGGCAGTGGAAGGTCCTCGCGCTCGTTTCGACCGCCTCCTTCTTCGACCAGTACGACGCGGGCCTGTTCTCGCTTGCGCTCAAGCAGATTCAAGTCGATCTGGCGATGCCCGAGGGGAGCCTCGGTTTCTTCTCATCGATCGTCATGTTCGGGTCGGTGTTGGCGATCCTGCTGACCTGGGCCGCCGATCGGTTCGGACGGCGCCGGCTGCTCATGATTACGATCGTCGCGTACACGCTTCTGACCGGGGCGACCGCGTTCTCTCCGAACGCAGAGACCTTCGTCGCGCTGCAGTTCCTGTCGCGGATGTTCATTACGGCGGAGTACGCGCTCGCGATCGTCGTGATCGGCGAGGAGCTGGACGACGACGCGCGGGGCTGGGGAATCGGAGCGCTCGCGGCGCTCTCTGCTTGCGGGCACGGGCTGGCGTACGCGCTGTTCGCGTTCATCGACATTCTTCCGATGGGCTGGAGAACTCTGTACCTGGTGGGCCTCATTCCGCTCGCGATGGTCGCCTGGATGCGCCGGGACATGGAGGAGACCCCGTACTTCGAGCGACTGGAAGCCGGTCGGGGAGGACAGGGCGCTCCGCGGGTAGGTCTGCTCGCGCCGCTGCGGGGCCTTGTGCGGCAGTATCCCGCGCGGTTTGCCGCGATCGGCTCGATCTTCCTACTGCTCGGCCTGGCGGAGCGGGCGGCGTTCTTTTTCGCCCCGAAATTCCTGCAGGACGAGCACGGCTTCTCGCCGGCGGTCGTCGGGATGATGGGCTTGTTCGGAGGCGCGTTGGGGGTCTTCGCGAACACGCTCGCCGGACGCTGGAGCGACCGGTTCGGACGCAAGCGCACCGCTCTGGTCTTCCTCACTGTGATGCCTATTGCCGTGATCGTGTTCTACAACGCCTGGTGGGGCTTCCTGCCTCTGCTCTGGGTGGCGCTGCTGTTCTTCGCGATGGGCGGCGGCGTGCTGTTGTCGATGTACGGCGTGGAGCTGTTCCCGACCTCGTATCGCTCGACCGCCGCCGGGGCCCGGGCGACGCTGTCCACCCTGGGGGCTGTGCTTGGGCTTGGGCTCGAGTCACTCCTCTACGGGGTCTTCGGCTCGCACTGGACGGCGATCTCGGTCCTCGCGAGCCTGGCGCTTCTCGCGCCACTGATCGTATGGGTGGCGTTTCCCGAAACGACCGGGCGAAGTCTCGACGAGATTTCGCCCGAGCGTTGA
- a CDS encoding nuclear transport factor 2 family protein, with the protein MVDPTPEELLAAHRTQEKNIAIVKTALDAFNSGDTEAFLSNFSDEMHFQMNGSHQFSNHCSSKAEFVELVGRVVQGLDEMITLEIKNLIPAGDWVVVETYGNATAKSGEPYRNTYCMIWHLEDGKIVEFREHNDSALVEKMFPA; encoded by the coding sequence ATGGTAGATCCGACACCCGAGGAACTCCTCGCCGCCCACCGCACTCAAGAAAAGAACATTGCGATCGTGAAGACCGCGCTCGACGCCTTCAACAGCGGCGACACCGAGGCATTCCTCTCGAACTTCAGCGATGAGATGCACTTCCAGATGAACGGTTCGCATCAGTTCTCGAACCATTGCAGCAGCAAGGCCGAGTTCGTAGAGCTCGTCGGCCGCGTCGTCCAGGGCCTCGACGAGATGATTACGCTCGAGATCAAGAACCTGATTCCCGCAGGGGACTGGGTCGTAGTCGAGACCTACGGCAACGCCACGGCGAAGAGCGGTGAACCGTACCGCAACACGTACTGCATGATCTGGCACCTGGAAGACGGCAAGATCGTCGAGTTCCGCGAGCACAACGACTCCGCGCTCGTCGAGAAGATGTTCCCAGCGTAA
- a CDS encoding carotenoid oxygenase family protein produces MANEYLQGNFAPVTEEVALPCTDIEGQIPIDLAGFFLRNGPNNQFEPISEELYHPFDGDGMIHQIEFKNGEATYRNRWIETAGFLRERKEGKSIWGGFSSIGKIETPPDMPMKNLANTALAFHNGKLLATWEAGSPFELGLPNLETVGAQTFGDGWTQAVSAHPKVDPRTGELIVFCYSPAEKPYVRYGVVDATGKVTHQTGIELPGAAVMIHDMAITKNYSLIFDMPVTFSFDRIMNGGKAFDWEPENGTRIGIVPRYGEGSETKWFDVETGYIFHVFNAWEEGDDILMDACRTLRTSILDQDEGQTDDQNARLHRYRFNMTTGKVEESRPNETPLEFSRINESMIGEETRFGYASRFHPDRGLLFNAMLKHDRKSDDLEVVEMNDTQFNQEVVFAPRVGSRSEDDGYVVGFVHDESDDHTECWVVDAQKFTDGPVARIRTPRRVPYGFHSHWVGA; encoded by the coding sequence ATGGCCAACGAGTATCTGCAGGGAAATTTCGCACCGGTAACCGAGGAGGTCGCCCTGCCCTGCACCGACATCGAGGGCCAGATCCCAATCGACCTCGCCGGCTTCTTCCTGCGCAACGGGCCCAACAACCAGTTCGAGCCCATCAGCGAAGAACTCTACCACCCGTTCGACGGCGACGGGATGATCCATCAGATTGAGTTCAAAAACGGTGAGGCCACGTACCGCAATCGGTGGATCGAAACGGCGGGCTTCCTGCGCGAACGCAAGGAAGGGAAATCGATCTGGGGCGGCTTCAGTTCGATCGGCAAGATCGAGACGCCACCCGACATGCCGATGAAGAACCTCGCGAACACGGCCCTCGCGTTCCACAACGGCAAACTGCTCGCGACGTGGGAAGCCGGAAGTCCGTTCGAACTCGGCCTGCCCAACCTCGAGACCGTCGGCGCGCAGACGTTCGGCGACGGTTGGACGCAAGCCGTCTCGGCCCACCCGAAGGTCGACCCGCGCACCGGCGAACTCATCGTGTTCTGCTACTCGCCGGCCGAGAAGCCGTACGTCCGCTACGGCGTCGTCGATGCCACGGGCAAGGTGACGCATCAGACCGGAATCGAGCTTCCGGGCGCTGCCGTGATGATCCACGACATGGCCATCACGAAGAACTACAGCCTGATCTTCGACATGCCCGTCACGTTCTCGTTCGATCGCATCATGAACGGCGGCAAGGCGTTCGACTGGGAGCCCGAGAACGGAACCCGAATCGGCATCGTCCCGCGCTACGGCGAGGGCTCCGAAACGAAGTGGTTCGACGTCGAGACCGGCTACATCTTCCATGTCTTCAACGCGTGGGAGGAAGGCGACGACATCCTCATGGACGCCTGCCGCACACTCCGAACCTCGATTCTCGACCAGGACGAGGGACAAACGGATGACCAGAACGCGCGGCTCCACCGCTATCGGTTCAACATGACGACCGGCAAGGTCGAGGAATCGCGGCCGAACGAGACCCCTCTGGAGTTCTCGCGGATCAACGAGTCCATGATCGGCGAGGAAACCCGCTTCGGCTATGCCTCGCGCTTCCACCCCGATCGCGGCCTGCTGTTCAACGCGATGCTCAAGCACGACCGAAAGAGCGACGATCTCGAGGTCGTCGAGATGAACGACACGCAGTTCAACCAGGAGGTCGTCTTCGCGCCACGCGTCGGAAGCCGCTCCGAAGACGACGGGTACGTCGTGGGCTTCGTCCACGATGAATCCGATGACCACACCGAATGCTGGGTCGTCGACGCCCAGAAATTCACCGACGGCCCGGTGGCCCGTATCCGAACCCCTCGCCGGGTTCCCTACGGGTTCCATTCACACTGGGTAGGAGCCTGA
- a CDS encoding phytanoyl-CoA dioxygenase family protein → MSDSKVLTEAQRDAYDRDGFLSIPGLVDEAWLARLRETTAGFVEHSRTLTESNVVFDLEPSHTADSPRLRRLVSPVDLDETFWEFASASVITDLVEDLLGPDLKFHHGKLNFKAACGGEEVKWHQDIQFWPHTNYGPLTVGVFLTDVKENMGNVGFIPGSHRGDLFDQYEGDDWVGCLSNGDVAKVDVGSAVYPIGPAGSVTVHNCRTVHGSAPNRSEQERPLLLQTYAPADAFTYTDLVKRSPHGDMLIRGRPARWARHDPRPCQVGPSKVRTIFEVQQRET, encoded by the coding sequence ATGAGTGATTCGAAGGTTCTGACCGAGGCCCAGCGCGATGCCTACGACCGCGACGGCTTCCTGTCGATTCCCGGGTTGGTGGACGAGGCTTGGCTCGCCCGGTTGCGCGAGACGACGGCCGGGTTCGTCGAGCACAGTCGGACGCTCACGGAGTCCAACGTCGTTTTCGATCTCGAGCCGAGCCACACGGCGGACAGCCCGCGGCTGCGCCGGCTCGTCTCACCGGTCGATCTGGACGAGACATTCTGGGAATTCGCGTCGGCCTCGGTGATCACGGACCTCGTCGAAGATCTGCTCGGCCCGGACCTGAAGTTCCATCACGGCAAGCTGAACTTCAAAGCGGCCTGCGGCGGTGAAGAGGTAAAGTGGCACCAGGATATCCAGTTCTGGCCGCACACGAACTACGGGCCCCTCACGGTCGGCGTTTTTCTCACGGATGTGAAGGAGAACATGGGCAACGTCGGGTTCATCCCGGGGAGCCACCGTGGGGACTTGTTCGATCAGTACGAGGGAGACGACTGGGTCGGATGCCTGTCGAACGGGGATGTCGCCAAGGTGGATGTGGGAAGCGCGGTCTACCCGATCGGGCCGGCGGGCAGCGTGACCGTTCACAATTGTCGGACGGTGCACGGCTCCGCCCCGAATCGCTCGGAGCAGGAGCGCCCACTGCTTCTCCAGACCTACGCCCCGGCCGACGCGTTCACCTACACCGACTTGGTGAAGCGCAGTCCGCACGGCGACATGCTGATCCGCGGCCGGCCGGCCCGGTGGGCGCGTCACGACCCGCGTCCGTGTCAGGTGGGGCCGTCGAAGGTGCGAACGATCTTCGAGGTCCAGCAGCGCGAGACCTGA